In the genome of Lathyrus oleraceus cultivar Zhongwan6 chromosome 4, CAAS_Psat_ZW6_1.0, whole genome shotgun sequence, the window TATCTTCTCCACCACCAAGAAGCAGTGGACTGTTTTCCACTAGGTAACCTCCTTATCCCAGCCTTCCATGGCCATGAATATCATGCTTGCTCATTAATATTTCATGCTCATACCATGCTTTTAACCATGCTTATCCTTATGCTTACCTTGTCCATTACTTTTTTTCATGCCATTACCATACAATTCCATGCTTGCTTTATGTTGTCAACAATATGCTATGCATGCTTATAAAACCCTCAACACGAGGCATTGCTTTTAACTTTGAGTTTGTGACATTATTTTCGGTTGTATCCATGTTCATGAAGCCAccttgttgttcacttttctTCATGCTAAGGCCATTATTTTCATCGAAACAAGACACCATTGTGTTCTACTCATTTTgcacttgaactttgctttttacATCATCTCATTTGGTGAACCATAGCGTGAGAAATGTTGGTTGGAAGATTGAAAGAATGTGCTGCGTTTTTTCGCGTTTTTTCTGCATTTGCATGGGACTAGGGTTTGCTTTGCATGAAGATAATACATGTCTCTCTCTCTATAACCGTCGGATCGCGCGCCTGGCTTCTAATCTCGTCCGTCCGCCATCTTTTGTCCTCTAGCGACTTAAAAATTGGCATGACCGATCGATGCACAATGCCTACATGACTTTAATAAATGTACATTTATTTTTTGTGTCACACCTGAATGCCATTTGGACCGGGCCTGGCGCGCTGAGTTGCTGTTCCCACCTCCCACATTCAGGGCCCATGATCCATTTcacttcatttttattttcttttcttaatTCTTATTCTTTATTTTCTGTTTTGCtttttattaataaatatatttttatttattcataaaaataccaaaaaatacttttcacatttcttaatgttttatctaattttatttaatttttattttcatatttatttaatgttaatattttattttaattatttgtttcaaatagtccattttaacacacttatttttattaattttatttttatgacttagaattatttttaacttctgatttttgggatgagggttaaccaatgtctcatggtcaacttgaccttttattggaattttatttcccattttcaatttattttggatttatttttgacctagtttgtttggttgacttttcatttgacttctgttttatttcaattaatttatacactaattttcattatttttgaaatcttttggggggatgatgatgtcctgaccccaccttacttagtttaatttttcataattttcttgattaatttactatttattccatattttttaagttgacttgacttttcagttgacttttctatgattgatgtttgacttagggattgcttaaggcaattgaagagatcttttgatcctcccttgttcatcttATATGCCAtatattagaggcctttcatcttgattttatttgatccttgcatcatttcccgattaaattattcagtgatcctttgtgtgcatagtttcacctgtctgattcatctgatattttttatacttgtttctttcatccatgcttatattgtttgattgcttaacatgtttatacttctcatgcattgtctGATGCTCtttcatttcattctttgattatttgatttgatcatatacttgtttatatatcttattgtttaataactgtggcctacttgtatgatgtatgaggcatatatttttattgtttgtttgccatgaaccatccccattcataacaaatgtacccctctcccatgaagtgtataatgtttattctttcattaTTTATTCTTCAGTTAATACAAGAActaaaacgaacatccgataaccttttcaaaacaagatcaaaacctcgatccaacgtcgagtaatcattttcaaaacttaacagaaccagcacgtattcatccatccttttgtaagtcgattgcttcatgcatcgccatttctcttgtaagtcgattgcttcatgcatcgccatctacctgtaagtcgattgcttcttgcatcgccatctacccttatccctggttcctctctttgctccatccgtcaattcttgttccgtttaggtagcacccattaggtagaaccctttgtatgataacatagatagaattcccttattcttttgtatgataacataggtagaattcccttattctttgcatgacaactctagggcaaAGCTTCCCCaatttttagaccttccgtgcgtctccgatcctgtggcatgtcactccgtcctattgcaaagaggtaactgcctaagacttgattcagcgagctgcggcacctgctgctaggacgtgaacacattgtccatcttcctttgacacaactggtgtcctcctttgtaagtccatgttcagatggcaatccttaacccgtagttagtcgaactacgacaactctgattctcatgttcagatgagatacgtaggcacgagacgcgatgtcttgccgagtttgactgacgactaacaactaatccttgtttgctttcgcccttgttgcgatttcttttctctcgcccttgttgcgatcgagacattccctttctcttgctctagttgcaatcgagacccttgttcccgtagttagctgaactacgttttgctctgattctcattccagatgagatacgtaggcataagatgcgatgtcttagcgaacATATTTCTCTttagcccataggtagccgagctacgaagactctgactctcatactcatatgagatacgtatgcagtggatgcgacatccgtgcgagtcattttcttttgaccctcttttagtaaatagtaccttagataaacacacaccatttagacaagaacaacaagagtggatcccgtagagtactacggatgcgtaggggtgctaataccttcccttcgcataatcgactcccgaacccaagatttggttgcgagaccttgtcttttccttttcctttctccaggttttcttcgagcgttttctttccctcctttgggataaataacgcacggtggcgactcttctgtcattccttttctcgccggttgttttttcgcatttctaatttttaggttgcgacagagacatgtttcgtaccaaagaagaatgtgttctagctatcaaaaaattccatatgaacaactctgctgattttacaatgaaacacactgattctagaaggtatgttatcgaatgtcgtaacatgctttgtaagttttgtttggctgcgtcttacaaaaagaaaaacgactcttgggagatcgcttcaatagacccacctcacagttgcattgcaactaacgttgaacaagatcaccgtaaactaagcgctgcattgatatgtcaagacattatgtcgttggttaataaagacccatcagtgaaggtgagtataattatatcccatatcagaataacatataattatactccatcttacaagaaagcctaGATTGCAAGAacaaaggctgttgaacaagtattcggcaactgggaggattcatacaaggaattgtCGCGGTTTTTATAGGCACTAAAAACATATatcccaggaactgtggcaattatggagacattgccagcgatgatgccagacggaacctgtgctacaagtaatagaatctttcaccgtctctttttGGCATTTGACCagtgcatcaaaggtttcgcattctacaaacctattattcaaattgatggcacttggttatacggaaaatacaagggtactttgctcatggcagttgcacaagacgacaacgACAATGTCTTTCCCgttgcctttgctctggttgaaggtgaaacggcggggtttctttcttcgacatctcagaacgcatgtggctccacaagccaatctctgtttgatatctgatagacatgctgccattgagagtgcctacaacaaccatgacaacggatggcatgatcctccttctacacatgtctattgcatcagacacattgcacaaaacttcatgcgtgctataaaagataagaatcttcgcaagaaggtggtgaatgctgggtatgctctaactcagtcgtcatttcaatattatcatgatgaaattagactgtctaatgaagacgcgaagagatggctaaataacataccagtaaagcagtggacaagggaatttggcagaggttgtcgatggggccacatgacaacaaaccttatggaatgcatgaacggggtattcaaaggaattcgaaatctaccgataaccgccttggtaagatcgacctattataggttggcttctacgtttgcaaccagaggtgaaagatggagtgcggtgttaatgtctggacaagtattcaatgagtgttgcatgaaggtcattaaagaggaaagtatcaaagctagcacacacgctgtaacagtctttgaccgtcataggcaaaatttcagcgtccaggaaacaatggatcacaacgaggggagatcaaatttagcctatgctgttagactaaacagaagttggtgcgattgtgaaaattccaggccttccgcattccttgctcccatgttATTGCAacatgcgcttatactcgtcaagacaCTTACAACtatttatctgatgtgtacaagaccgtcaccgtcatgaatgtatataatcaaagcttctcggtactaccaatggaggaatactggcctccatatgaaggtgatatagtttggcacaacgacgagatgcgtagaaagaaaaacggaaggccaaacagcacatGTATCAGGACAAAGATGGATTCCatagataaaatgataagattatgtagtatctgtcgtcaaccatGACACAACAAGAGCAACTGTCCCAATCGAGAAGCATCATCtgggtcttaagctttttgtaacattgtatttctgtaaccttcaatcattatatatcattaagtttttgttacaacgaggttcacaacaaacatcagtccaaaataagctatctgaaaacagaaatatttctaactgattacaacaatcaaattgatgtcatctcgaccgaacataatttccctaacatccttatccGTCTTCATTCACACCCAACCAAATatactgtcgagtctctcaatacttctaattttttccccttttggtattttcccatctaaccaacgaaccagctccctcttcagttgatcgaacgtagtgatgttccagaacatcatcagcatctgaggtttgtctaTCGCATAAATCACATTTTCGaatcggcgacgaacaccaaacatgattgccaaatgattaattgagatgtggaacaatgactcacacaacgcatctatttataacacaaaaattgcattttacattgagacgtcaatccaattggcgcctcctctcaagGTATACACAGGAGCGCCAATCCAATTGGTTATGGcacatgccctagccaatccaattggcgcctgcatttaatttttaagagaagacgccaattcaattggcgactcctcctaaaagtgggatagtttggatttttttttgaaaccagggatattttgggaattttcttaaaaaaatgaattatttttataaatttttcATGAGTTTTAGTCTCATCTAATTTTGATGTTGATTTCACTCATAAACAGAATTTGAAATTATAACCAGAACACATgtaatattaaaattaaaaaattaaaaaaactaaTCTTTAAAATGAATGATAAAAACTTCATTTTACTTttgaaaatatgataaaaatgcaTTTAAGCTCAAATTATAAAATAAACAAACTTGCAAAAAGAGTAAAAAAAAATGCTTAAATAAAAAGTTACCGCTAGTGCAATAATAGAACCGATGTTGCCGAATTTTGAAGGGAAGAGTAGCATTCAACCCCTTCATGAACAAACCACTGATTTGATTTCACGTTGAAGGAAGATCAGTGATGAAGCAGAAGGAGTTGACTTTACTGCTCTGCCTCATATGGGCACTAACCCTCCTTTACGGTGAAATGTTCGCTTACTGGCTTCCATCAATCTTCACTTGTTCTTGGCCCCATTTGAAGGTAACCTTAAATTCTTCATCTTTTCACTTCCTTCATTTCTGGGTCAGTCTCAGTTTTTTTGTTTTAGTAGCTGATAATTGCTTAAATTCAAAAATGAGTTTTTAGTTAGAGGATATGTGTTGGATTGGATCTATAGTTTTTTGATTTTGTTGGAAATTGATTTATGGATTTTGTGGTATTTTGAAGAGTTTGGTGTTTGTACATTACAATTTTATGTTGTGAATTTTGTATAATGCATAGCTGGCTATAACCTGGTTTTTTGGTAGCAGGTTCAAACAAAGAGTGAGAGTTACCAAAATGATTATGTAAAAGTTGCTGTTATTGCAGATCCACAGGTGAACTTTTCTACTATCTTGATTATGATTTCATGTCATACACATTACCATATTTTTATTATGCAAGTGTATTTTTGGTTTCACAGTTAGAGCACTTATAATTGATTTTGACATGTTTGGTTGCTCTCGAGTAAAATTGATTCTACTTGAAGTTAGAATTTGTAGCTTTTGAGTCTACAAGTGATTTTTACACTGAAATATATTGTTCAACTCACTTTTGCGAGAAATGCCAAGAGTTTATCCAAATATAAATCATTTACTTTTAACTCACTTTTAGCCGAAATCAATTTTACATAATCAATTCAATTAGAATCAATTTTTTCACCGCAGAACCAAACAAACGTTAAAAATATTTGACTTTAATAATACAAATGATAGTTTATGATCGGTTGACTGTGTAAAATGTTTTACTAAGATAGTGCAACAAAGTTAATCGCATATGTTAATGACAAATTTACTTGCATTCTATATGCTTGTTAATGCAAACCTATTAAGGCGTGTTTTCGTGGATGGGTATCTAATCTTCTGATATGTTTTTTTGTAAACATAATAGCTCATGGATAAAACTTCTCTCCGTCTTCCTGAGAAGTCTCTTGCACTAGAGCTTGTTAAATTCTACACCGATTTAAACATGAGGAGATCATTCTTTTCATCTATCCTTGGTTTCAAACCTGATGTCATATTGTTTTTAGGCGATTACTTCGATGGAGGTCCTTATTTATCTGACGAAGAGTAAGTCCTGAAAACAAATATCAATTTGTGATTTGGCTTTCTACAAGTTTTGTTGTATTATCTATTTTTCCATGTGAAATGTTTCCAATTCTACTTCTCAGCCGAGGATGACTTTGGTAAATTCTTAAGGGTGCATTTTGTAAACAATTTATCATATGAAGAAGAATGGAATGGATGGATATTTCCAGCGCCGATGCATGTTTTACGAAGAAGCCCCTAAAAAATTATCATATGAAGCACCATAAAGAATTGCACTGAAAAATCATATGCTAAATTTATACTCTTTCGGATGTACAGATGGGAGGCGTCTCTCAACCGCTTTAAGCATATATTTGGTTTGAATGCACAAGGAAAATACAAAGACAAGCAAGTTTACTTCATTTCTGGAAACCATGATATTGGTTATGAAAGTCTTCATTATGCAAAGCCAAAGGTATTTCAACATTTTATTGCTTAACTTTTGATGTTTAACTTGCAAAAAGGCTGCTTCCGATGGTATGTAAAATACTTAGCTATGATGGAGTCAAATGCCAAATACATGGCTGAGAATCTAGTCACCGTTATATTAGAGTCATAACTGTTTTCAAGACTTTAGGGATGAAAAGATTACATATATTATCCCTATGTGTTGTTGATTTTAAAATTTGTACTCATTAATGATTCACACAAAGACTTTATGTATTATTGAATGAAGCTTGGTAGATTTTAATTGGAACAATTAAATGCATTCATCCTGTGGTTATTGTGGTTCGCACATCTATCTTTTTAATTGTGATTCACACAAAGCAAGCTTTAAGTTGCATATTAAGTTTATCAATTCTTTGTTAAGAGGTTATACTCAAGTTTTTTCAGTTCCGTTTTGCTTAATTCATTCATAATCTGTAATTTATAGAATGTGATGAAAGAGTTTATTGTTTGCACTTTTTATTTCATCGTGTACCTTTTTTCATGTCTTTGCTCATTTTTATCATTACATACATGTAGGTTATCGGCCGCTATGAAGAAACATTTGGGATTAGAAACTACAAATTTACTGTTGGAAAAGTGGATTTTATTGCGGTTGATGCGCAAACTCTTGATGGTAAACTGTGTTTTTCCTGgtagatttgagctatcatgtTTCTCAAGTAGCATTACTGCAATCGCTAGTACTTTTATTTTGTGGTATCAAGATACCAAACTTTATTCATATGGCTTATTCTAACTTGCACAAATCATCTAAATTGTGTATGGTGCACAACACACTCCCACCAAATTTTATGATACACCCTCCACACggaatctttttctttttctcttccAATCACTTTATTCACCACTCTCGACAGCTCCGTCCATCAACGCCTGTCTGAGATTGAAAAAGAGGCCACCAGTACCTTCTACTTCTTGCTCTTACTACTACTACCTTCAACTGGATTGAGAGGAGAGAACGGTAAAGTGAAGAAACAAATAAACAATGAACATTGAGAGGAAAGAACGAAAAAAGACAGATGGATGAGAGTTTTTGAGAGACATCATGATACTATTCATCACCATTATTTTCCACCATCAACATCCCTCACTCATATTCTTCTTCCGCAACCTCGCCAATAACAATCACCGAAAACCACGTATCACCATCAGGTCCATCACCCAACCTAAGAGCAtgtgaaagaaaataaaaatcaaacaGTCCAGACCCCTTAGATCGATGTGAACAGCCACCTCATAAATATTTCACCATCTTGTATAAAAACCCAGATCTGTCCTCGACAGTGGTCCCACTGGCAACTGCTGTTGCTCATGATGAGAGAGAAATTGTAGATTCTGATGGTGGCAAAAGAGCACTATGAGCTGTTTTTTTAGCCATTGCTTGAGGAGTTTTTGATAAGTTGAATTGAAATTACTGAATTCATTATGTTTTCTACAGGACACCCACAAAAGCATCTGACTTCTCAAGCTTGGGAGTTTGTAAAGAATATCTCTGTAGGTATAAACTGGCCTATGCATTGGATTCATTGTTTGGTTGGATCATGTGTTCTGTAATAATTCACAAGTCTTTTGTACTTTACCAGATAATGTGATCCGTCCAAGAGTCTTATTGACACACATTCCTTTATATCGACCGGATGGTACTTACTGTGGCCCTGATCGTAGTTCCCCAATTATCAACCAGGTAAAGATTATTTTTCAGTTTCTTGAAGTGAATATATTAATCATGCTGTATTTCACGAGGCATTGACCTGTAGAACATTTTCATGCTGTGGATTGACAATGAATCTAAATTTTTTTAATTGTAATgtaaattatttatttatttaaaaaaatttcGTACCTGCTAGTTGCCATTTTCGAAACTACTAATTAGTCTCTCTTCTTTAATTTTTAGAGGATAAAGCGTGCTTTGTATGATAAAAGTAATGATATAATGTAAGTTACTCATCTCATGGCATGGAATTTGCATGTACCTTGTTTAAGTGGCTCATATATACTGATATTTGGTTTGACTTTTGGTCGATTCAGATATCAGAATTATGTTTTTGAGAAGTCATCGAAGTATTTACTCGATACTATCAAACCTGTAAGTCATCTACCTTCTCTTTGGAATTTTCTTTATGGCTGTTCCACTTTGATATTGACAGGAGATACAAATAATCCACGATTAATCTTATTTTAGAACTTTTGATATTGGCAGAAGCTTATTTTATCTGGCCATGATCACGATCAATGCACCGTCACTCATCAATCTAAATCCGGGCCTGTAAAGGAGGTAAGAACCTGATTTTTCTCATCTGAACAGTTTTGTTTGTTGTTTGACTTTGAACACCTTAACTGACAGTAGCATGCAGCACACTCTAGGTACTATAAGTTGGCAACAAGGAAATTTGTATCCTTCTTTCATGCTCTTGTCGGTTGATAACTCGACTCTTCCAAATGCTTCCGTTCCCGAAGAGCCTCTGTTGACTCATCTATGTTTCCTTCCAAAGCAGTTACACATTTATATGTGGTAGTTCTAAATGCCGATTATGATTTCTTATAATATAACTTTTCTACCAGAGAAAAGAGACATGCATTGTCGGT includes:
- the LOC127076182 gene encoding uncharacterized protein C630.12 isoform X1; translated protein: MKQKELTLLLCLIWALTLLYGEMFAYWLPSIFTCSWPHLKVQTKSESYQNDYVKVAVIADPQLMDKTSLRLPEKSLALELVKFYTDLNMRRSFFSSILGFKPDVILFLGDYFDGGPYLSDEEWEASLNRFKHIFGLNAQGKYKDKQVYFISGNHDIGYESLHYAKPKVIGRYEETFGIRNYKFTVGKVDFIAVDAQTLDGHPQKHLTSQAWEFVKNISVDNVIRPRVLLTHIPLYRPDGTYCGPDRSSPIINQRIKRALYDKSNDIIYQNYVFEKSSKYLLDTIKPKLILSGHDHDQCTVTHQSKSGPVKEHTLGTISWQQGNLYPSFMLLSVDNSTLPNASVPEEPLLTHLCFLPKQLHIYMWYIVLLGFTLLALLFWPTSSSSFWHQCWNLAGHFKQLIASIISRNETKEKDEDANYEYEMMWDAEGSMHLIKKPLKASTSNSNERSLGERGNVVMRPTARKNTGQEADFSMSMDMASSTGPDPLPRLPPRTGRSRATIIIQRLLRMLRMLTVIAAVNVPLYMMLLFKDWIDK
- the LOC127076182 gene encoding uncharacterized protein C630.12 isoform X2, which translates into the protein MKQKELTLLLCLIWALTLLYGEMFAYWLPSIFTCSWPHLKVQTKSESYQNDYVKVAVIADPQLMDKTSLRLPEKSLALELVKFYTDLNMRRSFFSSILGFKPDVILFLGDYFDGGPYLSDEEWEASLNRFKHIFGLNAQGKYKDKQVYFISGNHDIGYESLHYAKPKVIGRYEETFGIRNYKFTVGKVDFIAVDAQTLDGHPQKHLTSQAWEFVKNISVDNVIRPRVLLTHIPLYRPDGTYCGPDRSSPIINQRIKRALYDKSNDIIYQNYVFEKSSKYLLDTIKPKLILSGHDHDQCTVTHQSKSGPVKEHTLGTISWQQGNLYPSFMLLSVDNSTLPNASVPEEPLLTHLCFLPKQLHIYMYIVLLGFTLLALLFWPTSSSSFWHQCWNLAGHFKQLIASIISRNETKEKDEDANYEYEMMWDAEGSMHLIKKPLKASTSNSNERSLGERGNVVMRPTARKNTGQEADFSMSMDMASSTGPDPLPRLPPRTGRSRATIIIQRLLRMLRMLTVIAAVNVPLYMMLLFKDWIDK